A stretch of DNA from Orcinus orca chromosome 3, mOrcOrc1.1, whole genome shotgun sequence:
gggagggtcCCGGCTCCCCGTGCGTCATGCCCCACCTCCCGTCCAGGGCGTACTCCTTCCATGTGTCTGCGGACGGGCAGATGCAGCCGGTGCCCTTCCCTTCTGACGCGCTGGTGGGCGCCGGCATCCCGCGGCACGCGCGGCAGCTGCACACGCTGGCGCACGGCGAGGTGGTCTGCGCGGTCACCATCAGCGGCACCACGCAGCATGTGTACACGGGCGGCAAGGGCTGTGTGAAGGTGTGGGACGTGGGCCAGCCGGGCGCCAAGACGCCAGTGGCTCAGCTGGACTGCCTGGTGAGGGCGGGGCGGAGCTTGCAGGCCAGCGGGGCGGGGCTTATAGGCCGACCGGGTGGACCTTACAGGCCACCTAGGGGTGGGGCTATAGGCCAATGGGTGGAGTTTATAGGCCAACCAGGGTGGGGCTTCTTGGCCAGTTTGGGGCAGAGCTCTTAGGGCACCCACAGGTGGAGATTATAGCCCAACAGGGTTGGGGCTTATGGGCCAGGGGGGTGGAGCTTATGGGCCAACCAGGGGCAGGATTTATAGGCCAATGAGGGTGGAATTTACAGTCCAACAGGATTGGAGATTAACGCCAGTAGGGTGGCGCTTATAGGCCAACCAGGGGCAGAGCTTACAGGCCTACTGGGGTGGTTTTTTCAGATGGGCTCTGGCAGGCATGGCTAAGGGTGCTACCCCACGCCCttgcttctctcccctcccagaaCCGGGACAACTACATTCGTTCCTGCAAGCTGCTGCCGGACGGCCGGAGTCTGATAGTGGGTGGTGAGGCCAGCACCTTGTCCATCTGGGACCTGGCGGCCCCCACCCCTCGCATCAAGGCGGAGCTGACCTCCTCGGCGCCCGCCTGCTACGCCCTGGCCGTCAGCCCCGACGCCAAGGTCTGCTTTTCCTGCTGCAGCGACGGCAACATCGTGGTCTGGGACCTGCAGAACCAGACCATGGTCAGGTGGGTGGCCGTTGCcctgtgacctcgggcaagcCCCTGCCGTCTCCCCTTTGTGCTGTGAGAGCGGCCTGGGAGCATGCTGGAACAGCACCTCCTCCAGGATGGACACCTGGGCCCTCCTTCCTCCAGGCAATTCCAGGGCCACACGGATGGGGCCAGCTGCATCGACATTTCTGATTACGGCACTCGGCTCTGGACAGGGGGCCTGGACAACACGGTGCGCTGCTGGGACCTGCGGGAGGGCCGCCAGCTGCAGCAGCATGACTTCAGCTCCCAGGTGCCGCACGGGATCTGGCAGAAGGGGGACACAAGCTCCAGGAATCcggcctcccttcctctccccctgagGCACCCACTTCCAGATGCCGGGCAGGACCAACTACCTGCTCTCTGTGCCCATCTTTCTTGTCCTTGAGACAAATTCACAGACCTTCCTCTTTAATTCTTCAAAGACAGCACAGGGAAGCACAAAGGAGCTGATTTGTATTGAGCTGTGGGGCTACTAAGACCCTCAGATCATCTTCCCAGATGTTCTTGCCAAGCCATTCCTctgttcctttgtctcttttgtAGCTGGTTTCTCCTGCCAGCCTTCAACCCCTTGACCCTACTGAGAGCTCTTGaccacctccccccaccaggACTCATCGTGGGGGAGCTGCTGACCCCAGGGGACAGATAGGAGCCGGACACAGAGAGGTCTCTATTGGGGGTGCTGTGGAAGGCCAGATTGAAGGATGTGGTGAAGGGCTTGGACAGAATCATGGGGCTCCCCAGGGCTGAGCAAAGAGTCAAGGACAGGTCTCCAGATACCCTGGACCCAGATCCTGTCTCCCATTGCCTTAGGGGCAGGTTGTGAGCTCCTTGGCCTGTTCTTTAAGACCTCTGTGCTCTAGTCTCACACGCACCATGCCATGTGATACCTCTGGACCTCCCCACTTACAGTTCTCTCTGGCTGAGatgcctttcctttcctttctcccattGGTAAACTCCTacacatccttcaaaacccatCTCCAGTTTGCCCCCTCCTTGAAATCTGGTGGGCACTAGCCCCcgaactctttctttttttagcttttctttaGCTTGAAGCTTCCTTTGATAGGGAAATCAGGGGTGCAGGTGGGTATAGTTGTCCATCTCGTATCCCCAAAATTTAGATGGGTGGCATATGTATCTGGTGATCCCATGGTGAATATCTCCCATCCCACTGCACCCTTCTTTATACAGGAACACTTCTATATGTCCAGGAACACGTGAAACCTTCCAGGCTTTGCTGTGAATTTATGGTTCTTTCCACACATGTCTCATTTGTCAGTAAGACTTTGAGAGGCTTAGGATGGGTCAGGGTCTTATGCCTCTCTGTGCGGCGCTGGGCATGGGGCACAGACTTATGTAGCCACCACGTACTTTCAAATCAAAGTAAAAATTGGTGTTGGCAAGTGGGGAAAGTTCCAAGTTGGGAGTCAGAAGGCCTGGTCTTTGATGGACTTGCTATATGACCTTGAGCTGGATGTGGCCTCAGCTTCCCTTCCACCATCTGCTAAAGGGGAGCTACTGTCCTTGCTGGctttgccccctccctccctccctccttcccagagcTGTTGTGCGTTCAGAGCAGATAATGGATATGAGGCCCCAGGGTTCCGTGTAATTCTGATTAATATTAATGATTCAACACGCAGTTGCCTGCTGTGCTCCAGGCCCAGGGCCAGCTGCTTCTCCACGCGGGAGCTGCAGCGGGAGAGTGTTGGACatctcccctccccgccctggCCCCCTAGCTCTGGGCATCCCCCCCACATCCCAAGGGGTTTTTCATCTCCTGTCTTCCCTCTTCACCCCCAGATTTTTTCCCTGGGCCACTGCCCCAACCAGGACTGGCTGGCGGTTGGCATGGAGAGCAGCAACGTGGAGATCCTGCACGTCCGAAAGCCCGAGAAATACCAGCTGCATCTTCACGAGAGCTGTGTGCTCTCCCTCAAATTTGCCTCCTGTGGTGTGTGTCTGCCGGTCTGGGGTGGGGACTCCGGGGTGCTGGGGCAGGGTTGCCAAAAcacaaccacaacaaaaaaaacccatgacAGAAAAAGAGGATCCCTGGTTTAATTTGAATCTTAGGTAAACAGCAGTCATTCCTTACTTGTCCCATTCTAagtattgcatgggacatactctAAAGGACAAAGAATTAGTTAGCATAAGTAAGTAGATCCCAAGTATTTTgtgggacatacttacactaaacAACACATAATTTATTAGCATAAGTATGTCCCTCAAATAcgtgggacatacttatactaaaaagcaACTAATGTGTTAGTGCAGATATGTCTCAAATGTTGCATGGGATATACttacactaaattttttttttttttttttagtatagataTGTCCCAAGTATTTCATGGAACTtacatatacttaaaaaaaaaccccgaaCAAACAGATAATGTACTATATGGGACCCACTGGTACTAAAAATGATGTGTGGTTGATCTCGGATTCAGATGTAACTGGGCACCCTGTTTTTATCTGGCAACGTTCTCCTGGGGCTCCCCCTTCTTGAAGGCCAGTTGGAGCCCTTTGAGGCCTTGGCTTCAGTATCTGGAATGTGGCGGGGAAGCTCGAGCATCAGCTAAGGGGCCTCCTGTCCCCCAGAGACGGGCAGAGGTGTGAGAAAGGGAGCGAGAAGAGAGGCCAGACCAGGCTGCCCCGACTCTGcccgcagcccccagccctggcttcCTCCAGTCTGCCCCCCTCCTGAACTCCCTGCCCTGCTTCCCCCAGGGCGGTGGTTCGTGAGCACCGGCAAAGACAACCTGCTCAATGCCTGGAGGACGCCGTACGGAGCCAGCATCTTCCAGGTACTTCGTGTCTGAGGTCCCCAGCCCCGCAGGACACCAGGTGCCCGGGGACCCCGTGGGGATTGAACAGGGAAGTGTCCCCACCAGCCACGAGCTACTAAAGCAGAGCGGTCAGCCCGAGGGCCACATCTGTGCacagcctgtttttgtttttaattgtgataaaatgtatataaaagttgccattttaaccatttgtaagcgcacagctcagtggcattaagcacattcacactgTCGTGCAGCCATCcccaccatccatccccagaactttctcatctgcccaaactgaaactccgtccccatgaaacactgactctccgtcccctcccccagcccctggcccccaccgtctacttcctgtctctatggatttgatgACTCATATGAGTGGGATCACACAAGATttatccttctgtgtctggcttctctcactgagcatcatgttCCCAAGGTCCATGAacgttgtagcaggtgtcagaatctccttcccttttaaggctaatattccactgtatggatggaccacattgtgtttatccatcaCCCGTCGATGGACACtagggttgtttccactttttggctgctgtgaatatCCATGTACAAGTTCTCGTGTGCatgcatgttttcatttctcctgggcaGATAtcttggagtggaattgctgataaTTGTTTAATCTTTGGAGAAACTGCCAGACcgttttccaaattttctgttcCCACTAGCAGAGTGTGAGAGTTCTGATTTCTCCCCCTCCTCAACAACACTTGTTCTGTTGTCTTTCTTATAGCCATCCTGCTGGATGTGgagtggtttttacattttttaaagggttgtcaaagaaaaaggagatgaTGTAACACAGACTGATTTGATCTCTGGACGTATGGCCAGAGTGCATTTGGACTTAAATGAGCTTTCAGGTCAAAGCCTAAAAATTTACTATTggcccctttacagaaaaagtttgcagagCGCTGGTGTAGGTCATCCTGCTGTGAGCTCAGCCCTCTGCTGTGCTGTGTGGCCTCATGCTTGGTGCacaccctctctgagcttcccagGAAAGGGCAGTTCTCCTGTTCCAGAGAACCGAGGTCTCGCTCTTCCCAGGAGCATTGTGACCTGTCCAGAGGCTCAGCTCCAAAGGACCTTTCTCTGGAAAATGTGtcactctccttccctcccccctgctAGGCTCCCCACACTGGGCTCCCCTGAGTCCTATCTTGGGCCCAGCCTGGACCACAGATTCACCCTTGTGGGCAGTCTCCTTGCCTCTTTGCTCTGAACTTGCTGGTGGTCGGGAGCACGAACCAGACCGTGCTGGCCTTGGCCGTGCCtcactctcccttctctctcccccttcccctccctgtcgACAGTCCAAGGAGTCATCCTCCGTGCTGAGCTGTGACATCTCCGGGAATAACAAATACATCGTGACAGGCTCTGGGGACAAGAAGGCCACCGTGTATGAGGTGGTCTACTGAGACACCACTCTTCCTGCACCCCTGGCCCAACTCCCGAGGGAGAGGCATCCAGGACCGCCTCTCCAGTCCTACTCTGAGCACTAAATCTCATCTGCTCTCTGGCTGACCCCCTTACGTCCTCCCCTGCTGGATGTGGGACCAGATGTGCAGGGGGACTTTGgggaaataaatgtatttatcacAACTGCCTTTCTGTCTTGGGCTGAGGAGCCGGGAACCTTTGCTCTTTCTGGGCACGGTTCCGGAGGGAaggccacttgctagctgtgtcaGCCTCTTTTTCCTCACCTGGACATTGAAAGAATTCATTCCGCATGAAATGCTGAGGGGTCGACCACAGGAAATGGGGGTTGTCTTGGGCCGTGTGGCTTCCATTGTGCCACGTAACAAACAGCCCCCAGATCTCAGTTGGTTGAAACGatagatgtttatttctcacCCATGCCCATGTGGCGGGTGGGGCTCGACTCCAAGCAGACACTCAGGGCTCCAGGTGGAGGCTTTGCCACCTCAGTGTGTAGCTTTTGAGGCCAACGTAGCAGGGGGGCTGCTTCTACATCCTTGGCCCCAAAGCTTCACCTATGTGCTCTACTGCCAGCCTGTGGGACAGACTCACCCCAAGACCCTGCCCACGTACAGAGCGTTAGGGAATATGGTAGAGCACGAAGGTATTTGGGGTGCAGTCATGTTTCCTTTGAGACTCCGTGATAATTCCTAAGAGCCTGGCACACGGTGCCCAGCCCACGGTCAGGTGCTGAGCGGAGGTCACagtcccagaggaggtgacagcAAAGAGAAGAGCTAAAGGAGGAGAAACAGCCATTTGGAAGAGTGGCGGAAGGATGTGCTGggaacagagggaacagcatgtgcgaaGGCTCAGAGGTAAAGAGCTTGGCCGTTGTGGAAGTCAGGAGAGCAGGGGCGTGGGGTTTCCTCCTCAGCTTCAGATCAGGCTTaagcagagaaagcccatggAAATGTGAGCCAGATTTCGGGAGAGGCCGGTGGGGGTGGCAAAGCCATCAGAGCTGGGTTCTGGAAGTTCCCAGGGGCTGCCACGAGGACCATGGGCTAGAGGGGGCTTGGGGGCAAAGTAGGGCTGCTGCTGGGAAACTTCTGGAGGGAGGTGGCAGGGTCGCTGCTGGAAACAGTCGTGCCCAGGGGGTTTCTGAAGGCATGGGATGGAGATAGGATAATTCTCCAGTTGGGGAGACCAGACCCGTTGACGCCATCTGGGACGCTGCTCATCCCAGAAGGATGGGGTGAGCAAATGGTGGTTTCAGAGCGGCACAGCTGACACTGGCTGCATGATTCTTGGTTGTGGGGCCGTCCCAGGCACTGTGGGGTGttaagcagcatccctggcccccaACTGCTCAAGGCCAGGAGCCCTCCCAGTCGTGACAAACCACATGTGTCCCCAGACACGgcccagtgtcccctgggggTTAGACTCACCGCCAGGTGAGAAGCACTGATCTAACGGGACACAGGTAACTTGGGAAGGACCGAGGACCCCATCCCTGGGACtgtgcaggcagggctgggaaacATCTCTCCATGACATCAGATGAGCTCAGTGGAGCAGAAAGAAGGGCTCCAGGCAactccccggcggtccagtggttaggacttcatgctttcactgccgtggcccgggttccatcccaggttggggaactaagatcccacatgctgcgtggtgtggccaaaaacaaagaaaaaaaaaaaaagaagggctctACGTCCAGTTCCCCCGACGGCAAGGGTCAGTGGCTCTGATCCGATTCTCAGGGAATGTGGACTCAAAAGGCTCAGAGACCCAGGCTGGAAAAGCCCTTCCAAATCTCCACAAGACGACCAGGGGACAGGATGCAGCACTGCATCCGTGCtttttccaaatgctttattacaCGTGACAAAGATCATAGGTCCAGTTGTGCTcaccccacccgccctggcgaGCCCTCAGTATGTGATCTGGTACACGGAGGCGTGGTCCCTGGACCCCGTGACGATCAGGTGGTTGCTGGGGGACACGTCGCAGCACATGATGGAGGATGTCTCGGGTACCTGGAAGAGTCGGGGAGCAGAGCGACGGGGTACACCCATCCTTGCCCTTAACATCTGCCCATAGATTCAAACGTGGTccctgggtggtggtggtgaggggtcTCTGCATTTGGAACCCCGGGCTCAGCCCAATGAACGCCGcccacctgccccacccccgTACCTGGACCACTGTGGTCCCCATGGGCATGCTGAAGATGCTGACCAGGTTGTCCGTCCCCACGCTCACCCACCACTGGCctgggagaaggcagaggggGGCCCGGTCATAGGGAAAGCTGGCAGCTGAGGGCTGGACCCCTGGGGATCTGGGAAACAGGGAGCTCCCCATCTCCCTCACACCCCTGCGGAGAGCATCACTCAGGGCGGTTCCTGCTGATGAAGGGCTTGGGGGGGTCAGGAAGGGTCAGAAAGGGCTGGGTGGAGTCAGTCTTAGTGAGGCAGGGCCCCGTGGGAGGCTGGGGACCACGGCAGACTCCCCGCCGCGATCCTGGCCACTCACCCAGCGGGGAGAACTTGAGACCGAGGATGGTGCCGTCCTTACACCCCACCATGTGCTTCTGGCCCCCAAGGCTGGGCTGCAGCCACTGCTGGCCGTTGGCTGTGCCCACCAGCACCCAGtcctcccaggggctgggggacaggcTCATTATCTGGGGAGAAGGCAGCAGGGAAACATTGTCCAGGTCCCAGCGGGGCCCGAGAGGTGGCAGGAGCACAGGGACCCATCCCGGGGGCCGACTGCCTGCCCGCTTCCTGGTTGTGAGACCCCCAGAAAGCAACTTCACATATCCGGCCTTGGCtggctcatctgcaaaatgggtgtgGTCCTCTCTACTTTGTGGGATTATCACAGAGACTCAATGAGAATAGGAACCCCTGATACAGAGTACGAAAGCATCCAATGTTATCTGGGCAACTGGGGAGGATGTAGCTAAGGACCCCTCTCTTCAGAGCATCACTGAGACTTGAGGTACCACTAACCCCTGCCCTTCCCGCCAGCCTCCACCTCCTTCAGTCCACAGCCCAGCTGCTACCTGGCCAAGCAGGCCCCATCCCAGCTGCACACCTGAGACTCGAACTGGTATTCCTGGGGCTCCCCAGTGGTCCTCAGGTCCCAGCACCGCAGGCAGGCATCCAGACCCCCTGTCCAGATGTGCTGGTCTTTGACAGCGATGCTCTTGGCACCGTTCAGGTGACCCGGCAGGTTCCTGGCCAGGAGAGGCATTGGAAGGGAGGTCAGGGCTGAAACTCTAAGCTTTGGGCCCCCGAGGACACCCCCCTCCAATCACACCCGggtgacagatggggaaactgaggcagacaaGAAGTACCACAACTGGGCTTCAAGGACCCAGCCACGGTTTGAACCTGGGTCTTCAACTCTCAAATGCAAAAGTTCTTTAGGGAAAGGGGCTTTGGCCTTGAGACTGCTGGGTCCCTACTCAGGGATCCAGGTGGGAAGCGGCCCTCAGGGTGGCCCCGCCCACCCCTGGGCCACACCTGACCACGCTCCGGTTCCGCAGGTCCCAGATCCTGACGCTGCCATCGGTGAAACCGGCAAAGGCCAGGTTGTCCTCAGGGCTGGCGGCCAGGGCCTGGCAGGTGAGGCCCGCACAGGGCAGCTCTGCTCTCACGTACAGGGAAGGTGCCGTCAGGTCCCACAGGCTCACGCTGGTCAGGTTGTGGCCGCCCGTCAGCAGGGCCGTGCTGTTTGAGAACAGCAAGCAGGTGCGCAGGTAGGCCCCCTGGGTCTGGGGTGGGCAGAGCCTGGGGTGAGCTTCCTCCCCTGCAGGGTGGGGGGCTCTCTCTGCTCCCACAAGCTCCGCCCCAGAGCCAGCCCTACCTTCACCTGTACACGCAGGTAGCTCTCCGGAAACCTGGCCTCCACCACCTGGCCGACCAGGCTCCACACCTTGACGCCGCCCCTGCCACAGGTGAAGGCGTGCCGCGTGAAGCTGCTGACGGCCATGGCCAGCACGGGCTCCCCATGTTCCAGCCTCCGTATCTTCTCCACTCTGTGTGGCACGGCCAGCTTCTTGGACTGCCAGGGCAAAGCATCAGGCCTATTCCACGTGTTTTCAAAGTCCTCAGGGTCCCAGCATCTTGGGAGAGGAGGCCTCAGGGTCACCAGCCCGCCTGTGAGCCTCTCTGCCCGGAGCAGGGCACCTATCAAGCCCCAGAGGGGCTTCGTTCTTTGTCAGATTTTGGGTTCTCTCAGGCCTCATTTCTCCACGGCACTCTATATCCCCCCAGGTTCTACCCACACCCCTCCAAGTATTCTCCTTCTCCCATGACCAAACACTGCTCCCTTCTGCCTGACATGTTTTGCCCTATCCcagcaaactcctactcatccttcaaggtccTAACCATTatgtcccttcctccaggaagccttctcacCCCTACATCTGGGCTCCCTTAGCCTCAGACCACAAGGTTGGGACATACTTACATGGGCTTCAGAAATTGATAGGTTTTTACAGGAAGCTCCTGCGGGTGGATGAGGTCACAGCTGAGCCACATTCTCCTCCCGCCCCAGCCCCCCCAGCCTTTGTGTGGGGTGCGGGGATCTCACCTGGGCCATGTGGGAGAACACCCCCTCTCCTACAGTGCCCAGTCCTGTGCTTCCCTTTCGGGAGCCCtcagaggagctgggggagggcgtAGCTGGGCTGAGAACTGGGCAGAGACAAGAGTGGATCAGTGGCAGGcgtggctcccctcccccagggcggACTGCCCTCCTCCCACCAGGATTACCCAAAGTGTCCTTGGGGGGCAGTTTCACTCCCAAGTATCGTGGTGCTGGCTCCTGGCTTTCCTGCCCGTGGGAATTGGGGAGATCAGTTCAGACCAAAGGACCTGACCAGGGTTGGTCTGAGAACTGGAACATGGCAGGCGGGCCCAGGCAGTGTGGACAGGATGCTCCAACTGCCTGAAGTCCCATCCTCCCATCCAGGCAGAGCTGCAGACAGGCTCAGGTCCTCTGAGGGTATCCAAgggctgagggtgggggaggCATGCCAATCCCACAGGCATCTAGAGGTCAAAGCCAGGGGGCCCAGCCAGGGCAAAGCCCACCCTTCCAGGTACCGAGGATTCCAGTTACTTACCTGGCCTGGCGCCTGCTCTGTCGCTATGACAACAGAAGGGGATGAGGGGGAGAAGCCAGTTCAACCGGTGCTGTCCCTCCAGGCGGCCTGATTCCCCACTTCCCCTCACCCTCAGGGAGACTCACTCCTGCGTCTTGGGCGCTCCTGGGTCCCAGTAAAAATCTGCCAGAGCTGCTCTGTCAGAACATCCTGCCAAAACCGGGGCTCCGAGTCCCAGGATGGCCACGTGTCTAGCTGGTGGACTGTGTCCACTCCGGGGGTCTGCTGGAGCCAGTCGGATGACCTCGTGGCCATGATGTCTTCGAAGTCTGGCCCCTGGAGACCAGAGGGCTGTGGGGTCTTGGCCTCTGGGCGCTGGGGCTCCCGGTTGGGCTGCTCACTGGGGAACTCTTGGTTTCCCTGGTGCTGTAAGCACAGGGTCGTGAGGGACATGAGGATGCACCCTTTGCCCCAAGCCTATCCCCACCCTACTCAAGGACCCAGGAACCTACCTCCCCCAGCTGGAAGCCCAGGGATTGGCTGCAGGTCTCCACTATCTGTAGGAAGTTTTCTGCCTGGAAGGGGAACGTCATCCCGGCTAAAGCTTCATTAGAGGACAGCCCTGGGTGCGAATACCTTCTTACAAGCCAGTTTCCCTGTTCACAAAGTGAGGTTACACCACCTCCCTTGAACGTTTTTGGGTGGATTCATGATCACCTAGCAAAAAGCAAGCTCTCGGTACCCAGAGGCCACCCTTGGCGGCGGGTGACAAAATTGAGCCCTAATGACCCGTCACCAGTATAATATGGTCGCAAGTCAAGTCAGAtctgggttcacatcccagctGCTTTTCTTGGGGTGTTTGGAAACAAAAGCCTGAATGCCACCCCCTTGCTTAAAATGGCTTCAAGAAGCAAGGCCGTGTGTACACATGTCCCCCTTATGGGGATGACATTTGAAGCTGCTGAAACATTGCAAAGATCCTAAGAAACCAATGGTTACCTCTTGGGGAGCAGGGCTGGCGATGGGGATGTTAGGGGCCCTGGTGGGAGGGtcacttattttatatttaaaatcaagCCACGTGGCTGCTACCGATTCCAGATTTAAGTGAACAGTTTCTGTGGTCATGGAAGGCaccctaaattttctttttctccctcccagcAGGCTGCCCATCTGTTCCTTTAGGACAGGCTCCCTCCTATGACACGTCCTACTGCTTTTCTCAAGAGCATTTATCTGGCCCGGGTACCAGATTTGTGTTTAACCTCTCCTTCCTCAAGACTGAACCTCCCTGCACAGCGGCTACTGGCTGCAGGTCactatttaaatataaagttaagtttaattaaaaatgcGATCCC
This window harbors:
- the TLE6 gene encoding transducin-like enhancer protein 6 gives rise to the protein MWLSCDLIHPQELPVKTYQFLKPICWDPEDFENTWNRPDALPWQSKKLAVPHRVEKIRRLEHGEPVLAMAVSSFTRHAFTCGRGGVKVWSLVGQVVEARFPESYLRVQTQGAYLRTCLLFSNSTALLTGGHNLTSVSLWDLTAPSLYVRAELPCAGLTCQALAASPEDNLAFAGFTDGSVRIWDLRNRSVVRNLPGHLNGAKSIAVKDQHIWTGGLDACLRCWDLRTTGEPQEYQFESQIMSLSPSPWEDWVLVGTANGQQWLQPSLGGQKHMVGCKDGTILGLKFSPLGQWWVSVGTDNLVSIFSMPMGTTVVQVPETSSIMCCDVSPSNHLIVTGSRDHASVYQITY